The following coding sequences lie in one Clostridia bacterium genomic window:
- a CDS encoding four helix bundle protein: protein MFMEQNKKLLREETINFVIEISDICDNIKGCSVYVNQLLRCSSSIGANLHEAKYAQSKADFINKLEIALKESFETEYWLELLHRKNKIDEITYKNLTNTCGTIRRKLIASVTTAKSKKE from the coding sequence TTGTTTATGGAACAAAACAAAAAATTACTCAGAGAAGAAACTATCAATTTTGTAATAGAAATTTCAGACATTTGCGACAATATTAAAGGGTGCTCAGTCTATGTAAATCAACTGTTAAGATGTTCTTCATCTATTGGTGCAAATCTTCACGAAGCAAAATATGCTCAAAGTAAAGCTGATTTTATAAATAAATTGGAAATTGCATTAAAGGAAAGCTTTGAAACTGAATATTGGTTAGAATTATTACATCGTAAGAATAAGATTGATGAAATTACATATAAAAATCTAACAAATACATGTGGAACAATAAGAAGAAAACTCATTGCATCTGTAACTACTGCTAAAAGCAAAAAGGAATAG
- a CDS encoding sodium-dependent transporter, producing MNQREKLSSRLGFILISAGCAIGLGNVWRFPFITGQYGGAAFVILYLFFLVIFGLPIMAMEFSVGRASGASVATSFKKLEPKGTKWHIFGYFAMVGNYLLMMFYTTVCGWMFYYFVKMLKGDFVGLSPTQVADAFSGMVSDPVTLTIWMVISVLLGFGICALGLQKGVEKITKVMMSSLFVILLILVVRAVTLPGAKDGLKFYLMPDFKKMFEAGAFEVISAAMGQAFFTLSIGIGSMAIFGSYIDKDRALMGESLNILALDTSVALLSGLIIFPACFAFGVNADSGPSLVFITLPNIFNNMAGGRIWGTLFFAFMSFAALSTVIAVFENIISFAMDLWNFSRKKAVIINIFLVIILSIPCVLGFNVLSGITPLGAGSNIMDLEDFIVSNNLLPIGSLVYLFFCVTKYGWGWDNFIKEVNTGKGIKFPKWLRIYVTYILPIVVLFLFVQGYVSKFLG from the coding sequence ATGAATCAGAGAGAAAAATTATCATCAAGATTAGGGTTCATCTTAATTTCTGCAGGATGTGCCATAGGTCTTGGAAATGTATGGAGATTTCCGTTTATAACAGGGCAGTATGGAGGAGCAGCATTTGTTATACTTTATCTGTTCTTCCTTGTAATTTTCGGTCTTCCTATTATGGCAATGGAATTTTCTGTTGGTCGTGCAAGTGGTGCAAGTGTTGCAACATCCTTTAAAAAGTTAGAGCCAAAAGGTACAAAATGGCATATATTCGGATATTTTGCAATGGTTGGAAACTATCTTCTTATGATGTTTTATACAACTGTGTGTGGCTGGATGTTTTACTACTTTGTAAAAATGTTAAAAGGCGATTTTGTAGGTCTTAGTCCTACACAGGTTGCAGATGCATTTTCAGGTATGGTTTCAGACCCTGTAACTTTAACAATCTGGATGGTTATTTCAGTATTATTAGGTTTTGGAATTTGTGCCTTAGGTCTTCAAAAAGGTGTTGAAAAAATTACAAAAGTTATGATGTCAAGCCTTTTTGTAATACTTCTTATATTGGTTGTAAGAGCAGTAACACTTCCTGGTGCGAAAGATGGCTTAAAATTCTATTTAATGCCTGATTTTAAAAAAATGTTTGAAGCAGGTGCTTTTGAAGTTATCTCTGCCGCAATGGGACAAGCATTTTTTACCTTAAGTATAGGTATAGGCTCAATGGCAATATTCGGAAGTTATATAGATAAAGACCGTGCACTTATGGGCGAATCTTTAAATATTTTAGCACTTGATACAAGTGTTGCACTTTTATCAGGCCTTATTATTTTCCCTGCATGTTTTGCTTTTGGAGTAAATGCAGACAGTGGCCCAAGTTTAGTGTTTATTACACTTCCTAATATATTTAATAATATGGCAGGGGGAAGAATATGGGGAACATTATTCTTTGCGTTTATGTCATTTGCAGCGTTATCTACCGTTATTGCAGTGTTTGAAAATATAATTTCCTTTGCGATGGATTTATGGAATTTCTCAAGAAAGAAAGCAGTTATAATAAATATTTTCCTTGTAATTATATTATCCATTCCGTGCGTGTTAGGATTTAATGTTTTAAGCGGTATAACACCTTTAGGCGCAGGGTCAAATATTATGGACCTTGAAGATTTTATTGTAAGTAATAATTTATTACCAATCGGTTCTTTGGTATACCTCTTCTTCTGTGTAACTAAATACGGATGGGGATGGGATAACTTTATAAAAGAGGTTAATACAGGTAAAGGTATAAAATTCCCTAAATGGTTAAGAATATATGTAACATATATTTTACCAATAGTAGTATTATTCCTGTTTGTTCAGGGGTATGTAAGTAAATTTTTAGGATAG
- a CDS encoding DUF2953 domain-containing protein, whose protein sequence is MNILLTLLFIILSIICFLIILLSFPATIYLELKKNSNFKYRVKYLFIDTDKFINKKKNKKQKEKDFKDKSAKKDDTPLKDKISFYCNIIKKGLYEIKFILSFLKIKNLNLKIICSSSDAAFTAITFGAVCSAVYPLLGFIESLTKVKKGAFNLDIRSDYNSKESDYSFNSTFSLPLIFAIIGGLRFFIFYKKQTSKK, encoded by the coding sequence GTGAATATTTTATTAACTTTGCTTTTTATTATTTTAAGCATCATTTGTTTTTTAATTATTCTTTTATCTTTTCCTGCAACCATTTATTTAGAACTTAAAAAAAATTCAAACTTTAAATACAGGGTAAAATATCTTTTTATAGATACAGATAAATTTATAAATAAAAAGAAGAACAAGAAACAAAAAGAAAAAGACTTTAAAGATAAAAGCGCAAAAAAAGATGACACACCCCTTAAAGATAAAATCTCATTTTACTGTAACATTATAAAAAAAGGGTTATATGAAATAAAATTTATTTTATCTTTTTTAAAGATAAAAAACTTAAACTTAAAAATAATCTGCTCATCTTCCGATGCGGCTTTTACTGCCATAACTTTCGGCGCTGTTTGCTCGGCTGTATATCCTTTACTTGGTTTTATTGAAAGTTTAACCAAAGTTAAAAAAGGTGCTTTTAACCTTGATATAAGAAGTGATTATAACAGTAAAGAATCTGACTACTCTTTTAATTCTACATTCAGTCTGCCTCTTATATTTGCCATAATCGGCGGTTTAAGATTTTTTATATTCTATAAAAAGCAAACTTCAAAAAAATAA
- a CDS encoding Zn-dependent hydrolase, with translation MKKTFATTMPDKIGAFMRATEIFARLKINILRVSYNKAIDAHMLFIEVNGEEDALNIAKSELIKAGYILNDFKKGKVVLLEFNILNKPGALLPVLRLIDKYKFNISYISSKENESDFLIFKMGLLIEKEENLNNFLEDAQKLCRVKIIDFEKSNINLDNTVFYISFVNKIAEDMGLLEEEKNELLINSNHIMQILDEKNLPPYKTFDYILKFGEHIIRNKGDNYKPRVSDFNLCNDISLIVVEPPCGSNVCVFVLKDTLLFVDSGFNCYKEELLKVLRSKISNFNSFNKEIILTHSDVDHIGFLDWFDKVYLSENTAINLLNVSKGKKGYREQLNSHKPYVKISKILSHYKYPECKNFNIIGTKNDDKLLSFIGRLKKETLDFEVYEGMGGHVKGETVFIERNKRIVFTGDIFINIKDCIKEQEEFNKIAPNLLTAVDSIPDMAYKIRREIKPLLDKGKWIVIGGHGAPLIWDV, from the coding sequence ATGAAAAAAACCTTTGCTACAACAATGCCTGATAAAATCGGCGCTTTTATGAGGGCAACAGAAATTTTTGCCCGTCTTAAAATCAATATTTTAAGAGTAAGTTATAATAAGGCAATAGATGCCCATATGCTTTTTATAGAAGTTAATGGGGAAGAAGATGCCTTAAATATTGCGAAGAGCGAACTTATTAAGGCAGGGTATATTCTTAATGATTTTAAAAAGGGAAAAGTAGTTTTATTAGAATTTAATATTTTAAACAAACCGGGGGCATTGCTCCCGGTTCTTCGTCTTATAGATAAATATAAATTCAATATTTCCTATATAAGTTCCAAGGAAAATGAAAGTGATTTTTTAATATTTAAAATGGGGCTTCTTATAGAAAAAGAAGAAAACTTAAATAATTTTTTAGAAGATGCACAAAAATTATGCCGAGTAAAAATTATAGACTTTGAAAAAAGTAATATAAATCTTGACAATACCGTTTTTTATATAAGTTTTGTAAATAAAATTGCAGAAGATATGGGGCTTTTAGAAGAAGAAAAAAACGAACTTTTGATAAACTCTAATCACATTATGCAGATTCTTGATGAGAAAAACCTGCCACCTTATAAAACCTTTGACTATATATTAAAATTTGGTGAACATATAATAAGAAATAAAGGGGATAATTATAAGCCGAGAGTGTCAGACTTTAATCTTTGTAACGACATTTCTTTAATTGTGGTTGAGCCTCCCTGTGGAAGCAATGTGTGCGTGTTTGTTTTAAAAGATACTCTTCTTTTTGTCGATTCGGGTTTTAACTGTTATAAGGAAGAACTTTTAAAAGTTTTAAGGAGTAAAATCAGTAATTTTAATTCTTTTAATAAAGAGATTATTTTAACTCATTCTGATGTTGACCATATAGGTTTTTTAGACTGGTTTGATAAAGTTTATCTTAGCGAAAACACAGCCATAAATCTTTTAAATGTGTCTAAAGGGAAAAAGGGATACAGAGAGCAACTTAATTCACATAAACCGTATGTTAAAATAAGCAAAATCTTATCTCATTATAAATACCCTGAATGTAAAAATTTCAATATAATAGGCACAAAAAATGATGATAAATTATTATCTTTTATAGGAAGACTTAAAAAAGAAACCCTTGATTTTGAAGTTTATGAAGGTATGGGCGGTCATGTAAAGGGAGAAACTGTTTTTATTGAGCGAAATAAAAGAATTGTTTTTACAGGGGATATATTTATAAATATAAAAGACTGCATAAAAGAGCAGGAAGAATTTAATAAAATTGCTCCTAATCTTTTAACAGCAGTCGATTCTATTCCTGATATGGCATATAAGATAAGAAGAGAAATAAAACCTCTTCTTGATAAAGGAAAATGGATAGTTATAGGCGGCCATGGCGCACCTTTAATATGGGATGTGTAG
- a CDS encoding RDD family protein: MKKVIRRMYAGIIDMFFIGLPVYAIYHTFILESMKDVTFKISYLEVNMNLTAITLVFLFLYYAVCEVLGQSIGKKMLGIKVKYNGKKVIAKILRPIIKVLILYFAFPLVALCLFLPDNKMFYDFFLKTEIEEVKVDVSKRSLK, encoded by the coding sequence ATGAAAAAAGTTATAAGAAGAATGTATGCAGGGATAATAGATATGTTCTTTATAGGACTACCTGTTTATGCTATATATCATACTTTTATATTAGAGTCTATGAAGGATGTAACCTTTAAAATTTCATACCTTGAAGTAAATATGAATCTTACTGCAATAACTTTGGTGTTTTTATTCCTTTATTATGCAGTGTGCGAAGTTTTAGGGCAATCAATAGGTAAAAAAATGCTTGGTATTAAAGTAAAATATAACGGGAAAAAAGTTATAGCAAAAATATTAAGACCGATTATAAAAGTTCTTATTTTGTATTTTGCATTCCCACTTGTAGCACTTTGTTTATTTTTACCTGATAATAAAATGTTTTATGACTTTTTTTTAAAAACCGAAATAGAAGAAGTTAAAGTAGATGTTTCAAAAAGGAGTTTAAAATGA
- the rlmD gene encoding 23S rRNA (uracil(1939)-C(5))-methyltransferase RlmD, whose product MNKNDLITLTITSITSEGHGVSKTDGFVFFVPFALLNEKVKCKVLKVKKNIVYCKLIEVLDPSPFRKKSDCPHFTKCGSCTLDNADYKLQLEMKLLKVNDAIKRIGKIDYNVTKIIPSPEIYNYRNKALIPVSYDKEGNLVCGFFRSRTHDVINMSDCLIQDKDAFLVAKKVYEWMMEYNIPAYNEETHTGIVRHIYFRKGIHTKEIMAGIVSYKKEIPYLDKLKESLLTMEGMASIIININPFNTNVILGDEVICLYNEPYIKDKILEHTFKIGSKSFFQVNPYNVGNLYKKGIELLEINKEDIVFDIYCGIGTIGLLCAENAKEVIGVEVVNEAIEYAKENAKINNIDNATFYTGKAEDKIKELILSENKPTKVILDPPRAGCDESLINEIINLSPQKICYISCDVATLARDLKIFTDSNKYKVEEIIACDMFPATSHVECVVLLCRT is encoded by the coding sequence ATGAATAAAAACGATTTAATTACTTTAACCATTACTTCAATAACTTCTGAGGGGCACGGTGTCAGTAAAACTGACGGTTTTGTGTTCTTTGTTCCTTTTGCGCTTCTTAATGAAAAGGTTAAATGCAAAGTTTTAAAAGTTAAAAAAAATATTGTTTACTGTAAACTTATTGAAGTATTAGACCCATCCCCTTTTAGAAAAAAATCAGATTGCCCTCATTTTACAAAATGCGGAAGTTGTACTCTTGATAATGCAGATTATAAATTGCAACTTGAAATGAAACTTTTAAAGGTAAACGATGCGATTAAAAGAATCGGCAAGATTGATTATAATGTTACAAAGATTATTCCCTCTCCTGAAATTTATAATTACAGAAACAAGGCACTTATCCCTGTTTCTTATGATAAAGAGGGCAATTTAGTTTGCGGGTTTTTCCGTTCAAGAACTCATGATGTTATAAATATGAGCGACTGCTTAATTCAGGACAAAGATGCATTTTTGGTGGCTAAAAAAGTTTATGAATGGATGATGGAATATAACATTCCTGCATATAACGAAGAAACCCATACAGGAATTGTCAGACATATATACTTTAGAAAAGGTATTCATACAAAAGAGATTATGGCAGGAATTGTAAGTTATAAAAAAGAAATTCCTTATCTTGACAAATTAAAGGAAAGTCTTCTTACAATGGAGGGCATGGCAAGTATTATTATAAATATCAACCCTTTTAACACAAATGTTATTTTAGGAGATGAAGTAATATGCCTTTATAATGAGCCATATATTAAGGATAAAATTTTAGAACATACATTTAAAATAGGAAGCAAATCATTCTTCCAGGTAAACCCTTATAATGTGGGGAATTTATATAAAAAAGGCATCGAACTGCTTGAAATAAATAAAGAAGATATAGTGTTTGACATTTATTGCGGAATTGGAACAATAGGGCTTTTATGTGCAGAAAACGCAAAAGAAGTAATCGGCGTTGAAGTAGTAAATGAAGCAATAGAATATGCAAAAGAAAATGCAAAGATAAATAATATAGATAATGCCACATTCTATACAGGAAAGGCAGAAGACAAAATAAAAGAACTTATTTTAAGCGAAAATAAGCCTACAAAAGTAATTCTTGACCCTCCAAGAGCAGGTTGCGATGAAAGTCTCATAAACGAAATAATTAACTTGTCTCCCCAAAAGATATGTTATATATCCTGCGATGTTGCAACCCTTGCAAGGGACTTAAAGATTTTTACAGACAGTAATAAATATAAGGTTGAAGAAATTATTGCATGTGATATGTTTCCGGCAACAAGCCATGTTGAGTGCGTTGTGCTACTATGTCGCACATAG
- a CDS encoding GNAT family N-acetyltransferase has protein sequence MIRQITKQDKDEVIKLMKKFYNSDAVLHPVCELNFSNTVDEAINESPYVKIFVKEIDNEITGYCQVSLSYSNEVGGICVYIEELMVKDKFQNLGIGKEFLKFVFSHFTDAKRFRLEVTKNNKRAISLYEKTGFKNLDYIQMIIDK, from the coding sequence ATGATAAGACAAATTACAAAACAGGATAAAGACGAAGTTATTAAACTTATGAAAAAGTTTTATAATTCTGATGCAGTTTTGCACCCTGTTTGTGAACTTAATTTTTCAAACACTGTTGATGAAGCAATAAATGAAAGCCCGTATGTTAAAATATTTGTTAAAGAAATTGATAACGAAATTACAGGTTATTGCCAGGTTTCTTTATCATATTCCAACGAAGTGGGCGGAATATGTGTTTATATTGAAGAACTTATGGTAAAAGATAAGTTCCAAAACCTCGGGATTGGAAAAGAGTTTTTAAAATTTGTTTTCTCACATTTTACTGATGCCAAAAGATTTCGCTTAGAGGTTACAAAAAACAACAAAAGGGCTATTTCACTATATGAAAAAACAGGTTTTAAAAACCTTGACTATATCCAGATGATAATTGATAAATAA
- a CDS encoding endonuclease MutS2, whose product MSKKSYIKLEFDKIREMLSLLCVIEPNKKKALLIEPFSDAEELNFSLNEVNDACSLILKRGNPPFYSVQDVLAHIKRLDISAVFNTRELLDIGKLLKTTRLLKDYASEDRELSSYFDSLVVLRGLEEEISTKIISEDEIADNASIKLYAIRKKINVTHNKIKEVLNKYITSTTYQKYLQDPVVTMRGDRFVLPVKIEHKGEIAGIVHDTSSSGSTVFVEPMQVVEINNSLKEMFLEEEKEIERILFDITSHCGLNREQILNNYNIVCDLDFIFSKAKLSVSMKGTKPVINERGYINLKKARHPLIDKTKVVPIDVILGGQYDSLIVTGPNTGGKTVSLKTVGLLCLMGASGLMIPAGDKSEISLFSHIFADIGDEQSIAQSLSTFSSHMVNIVDIINNIEYNSLVLFDELGAGTDPVEGASLAIGIIESLRQKGAKIMATTHYSELKLYALSTKGVINASCEFDVETLRPTYKLIIGTPGKSNAFSISKRLGLPDEILDKAKEQLNEENIKFEDVLSEIEKTRIALKKERELANKFKLESEELKRKLTDEKQKSEEKYIKIIDDANREAKEILEEAKEEAASLIKELRNLRKEESQREFDKKTTKANERISKKIKEANSKIITSKNKQVKAVNPKTLLKGTSVKLIDLDQSATVVELPDKDGNLVVMAGILKIRTNVSNLCIDESQVKKETTYTTFKKAELKNKTITSEIDIRGATVADGVMDAEKYIDDAVMLKLEKVSIIHGKGTGVLRSAIHAMLKKHPNIKSFRLGLFGEGEDGVTIVELK is encoded by the coding sequence ATGAGTAAAAAAAGTTATATTAAGTTGGAATTTGATAAAATAAGAGAAATGCTCTCTTTATTATGTGTTATTGAGCCCAATAAAAAGAAGGCACTTTTAATTGAGCCTTTTTCTGATGCAGAAGAACTTAATTTTTCTTTAAATGAAGTTAATGATGCGTGTTCTCTTATATTAAAGAGGGGTAACCCTCCTTTTTATTCAGTACAGGATGTTTTGGCACATATTAAACGACTTGATATAAGCGCAGTGTTTAATACAAGAGAACTTTTGGATATAGGAAAACTCTTAAAAACAACACGCCTTTTAAAAGACTATGCGTCAGAAGACAGAGAACTATCTTCCTATTTTGACAGTCTTGTTGTTTTAAGAGGTTTGGAAGAAGAAATATCAACTAAGATTATATCCGAAGATGAAATCGCAGATAATGCAAGTATTAAACTTTATGCTATAAGAAAGAAAATCAATGTAACTCATAATAAAATAAAAGAAGTTTTAAATAAATATATAACTTCCACAACCTATCAGAAATATCTTCAGGACCCCGTTGTTACTATGAGGGGGGACAGATTTGTTCTGCCTGTTAAAATCGAGCATAAAGGGGAAATTGCGGGGATAGTTCACGATACTTCTTCATCAGGCTCTACTGTTTTTGTTGAGCCTATGCAGGTTGTTGAAATAAATAATTCCTTAAAGGAAATGTTTTTGGAAGAAGAAAAAGAAATAGAGAGAATTTTGTTTGATATAACAAGCCATTGCGGGTTAAACAGAGAGCAGATTTTAAATAACTACAATATAGTATGCGACCTTGACTTTATATTTTCTAAGGCAAAACTTTCAGTATCAATGAAAGGAACAAAACCCGTTATAAACGAAAGAGGTTATATAAACCTAAAAAAAGCGCGTCATCCTTTAATTGATAAAACAAAGGTAGTTCCCATTGATGTAATCTTAGGCGGTCAGTATGATTCCTTAATAGTTACAGGGCCTAACACAGGCGGTAAAACTGTATCTTTAAAAACCGTGGGGCTTTTATGTTTAATGGGCGCATCAGGTCTTATGATTCCTGCAGGTGATAAAAGTGAGATTTCCTTATTCTCTCATATATTTGCAGATATAGGAGACGAGCAGAGTATTGCGCAGTCTTTATCAACCTTTTCCTCCCATATGGTAAATATAGTTGATATTATAAACAATATAGAATATAACTCACTTGTATTATTTGACGAGTTAGGCGCAGGGACAGACCCGGTAGAGGGTGCATCTTTAGCAATAGGAATAATTGAAAGTTTAAGACAAAAAGGCGCTAAAATAATGGCTACCACCCATTACAGCGAACTTAAACTTTATGCATTGTCCACTAAAGGTGTTATAAACGCAAGTTGCGAATTTGATGTGGAAACACTTCGCCCTACCTATAAACTGATAATAGGAACTCCTGGAAAAAGTAACGCCTTTAGTATCTCTAAAAGATTAGGTCTTCCTGATGAAATTTTAGATAAAGCAAAAGAGCAGCTTAATGAAGAAAATATTAAGTTTGAAGATGTTTTATCAGAAATTGAAAAAACAAGAATTGCCCTTAAAAAAGAAAGGGAACTTGCCAATAAATTCAAACTTGAATCGGAAGAATTAAAGCGCAAACTAACAGATGAAAAACAAAAAAGCGAAGAAAAATATATTAAAATTATAGATGATGCCAACAGAGAGGCAAAAGAAATATTAGAAGAAGCAAAAGAAGAAGCGGCATCTTTAATAAAAGAATTAAGAAATTTAAGAAAAGAAGAAAGCCAGAGAGAGTTTGACAAGAAAACCACAAAAGCAAACGAAAGAATTTCCAAAAAGATTAAAGAGGCAAATTCGAAAATTATAACTTCAAAAAATAAACAGGTAAAAGCAGTTAACCCTAAAACTCTTCTTAAAGGTACAAGCGTTAAACTAATCGACCTTGACCAGAGCGCAACAGTTGTAGAACTTCCTGATAAGGACGGAAATCTTGTTGTTATGGCAGGTATTTTAAAAATAAGAACAAATGTGTCAAATCTTTGTATAGACGAGTCTCAAGTAAAGAAGGAAACAACCTATACAACCTTTAAAAAGGCAGAACTTAAAAATAAAACCATAACAAGCGAAATTGATATAAGAGGTGCAACCGTTGCTGACGGAGTTATGGATGCAGAAAAATATATCGACGATGCAGTTATGTTAAAACTTGAAAAAGTATCAATCATTCACGGAAAGGGAACAGGTGTTCTTCGTTCTGCAATTCACGCAATGCTTAAAAAGCATCCTAATATAAAATCGTTCCGTTTAGGTCTTTTTGGCGAAGGGGAAGACGGAGTAACCATTGTTGAACTTAAATAA
- a CDS encoding iron-containing alcohol dehydrogenase — protein sequence MIKNLVPTKIFIGENILENNKCEIILGKKAMIVTGKTSGEKSGALKDVIKILEEKNIPYITYNKVTNNPTIEETVYGGNIAKVEGVDFIIAIGGGSPLDAAKAIAVYAKNEPKENSSFTINDIFLDKFENDPLPMVAIPTTAGTGSEVTQYSILTLNSIKNKKSFASDRVFYKKAFIDGKYTLNLPLQIARNTYVDALCHLIEGYTNKRATKNTDEVALYGLKIMGKHKNRFIKGDFNIESATELLYASTVAGALIAHTGTTVIHSMGYPLTYFKNIPHGRANGIILPEYMIKTNEVLPCKIKNVLNALGFNLVEEFNLYIKSILPSYEKFNIDEVKEWTKTTIMAKNAQVCPFDVDYNIELKMFEKCLDI from the coding sequence ATGATAAAAAATTTAGTTCCCACAAAGATTTTTATAGGCGAAAATATCTTAGAGAATAATAAATGCGAAATAATTTTAGGCAAAAAAGCAATGATTGTAACAGGGAAAACATCTGGCGAAAAATCAGGTGCCTTAAAAGATGTTATAAAAATATTGGAAGAAAAAAACATTCCTTATATTACATACAATAAGGTAACAAATAACCCTACTATTGAAGAAACAGTATATGGCGGCAATATTGCAAAAGTTGAGGGCGTAGATTTTATTATTGCTATCGGTGGTGGCTCTCCTTTAGATGCTGCAAAAGCCATTGCAGTTTATGCTAAAAATGAGCCAAAAGAGAATTCTTCCTTTACCATTAACGATATATTTTTAGATAAATTTGAAAATGATCCTCTTCCTATGGTAGCAATTCCAACAACAGCAGGGACAGGCTCGGAAGTAACTCAGTATTCTATTTTAACGCTAAACAGTATAAAGAATAAAAAAAGTTTTGCATCGGACAGAGTTTTTTATAAAAAGGCTTTTATAGACGGAAAATATACATTAAATCTTCCTCTTCAGATTGCAAGAAATACTTATGTGGATGCTCTTTGCCACCTTATAGAAGGGTATACCAATAAAAGAGCAACTAAGAATACTGACGAGGTCGCCCTTTACGGACTAAAAATAATGGGTAAACATAAAAATAGATTTATAAAAGGCGATTTTAATATAGAAAGTGCAACAGAGTTATTATACGCCTCAACAGTTGCAGGGGCACTTATTGCCCATACGGGAACAACTGTAATTCACTCAATGGGTTATCCTTTAACCTATTTTAAGAATATACCTCACGGAAGAGCAAACGGAATAATTCTTCCTGAGTATATGATAAAAACAAACGAGGTTTTACCTTGTAAAATAAAAAATGTTTTAAACGCATTAGGCTTTAACTTAGTAGAGGAATTTAATTTATATATAAAATCAATTCTTCCTTCATACGAAAAGTTTAATATAGACGAAGTAAAAGAATGGACTAAAACAACAATAATGGCAAAAAATGCTCAGGTTTGTCCGTTTGATGTTGACTATAATATAGAACTTAAAATGTTTGAAAAATGTTTAGATATATAA
- a CDS encoding HNH endonuclease, whose protein sequence is MKREKGIIISNIVDMLIDNNIGLAKSIITSEYPHKIYDIEKRTYTLTQKMEQFIRDGFIDRYTGQKLLNPGILKVLSVYFPNEFPFHPHWKMTETHIAYWELIPTIDHVYPIAKGGHDDKSNWVTTSMKNNSIKSNYTIDEIHWTLYPQGNIKEWDGLSKSFIKLVDNNKELLKDNYIKAWYNISKKLLQ, encoded by the coding sequence ATGAAAAGAGAAAAAGGTATAATTATTTCAAACATAGTTGATATGCTTATAGACAATAATATTGGTTTGGCAAAATCAATAATCACAAGTGAATATCCACATAAAATTTACGATATAGAAAAACGCACATACACATTAACTCAAAAAATGGAGCAGTTTATAAGAGATGGCTTCATTGACAGATATACAGGTCAAAAACTTTTAAATCCAGGAATACTTAAGGTATTGTCAGTATATTTTCCTAATGAGTTCCCTTTTCACCCTCATTGGAAAATGACAGAAACACATATAGCATATTGGGAATTAATCCCAACAATTGACCATGTATATCCTATTGCAAAAGGTGGACATGATGATAAAAGCAATTGGGTTACAACTTCTATGAAAAACAACTCAATTAAAAGCAATTATACAATAGATGAAATTCATTGGACTTTATATCCACAAGGTAATATAAAAGAATGGGATGGATTATCAAAATCTTTTATAAAATTAGTTGATAACAACAAAGAGCTTTTAAAAGATAATTATATAAAGGCTTGGTACAATATTTCAAAAAAGCTATTACAATAA